In Musa acuminata AAA Group cultivar baxijiao chromosome BXJ2-10, Cavendish_Baxijiao_AAA, whole genome shotgun sequence, a genomic segment contains:
- the LOC135624698 gene encoding probable BOI-related E3 ubiquitin-protein ligase 2, with product MAVQAQYPSNFAFSPDFRGRAGNNVMEDLQMLLEHHDMLGRYSTHLGGVNNATVFSDPQSELTCFASGTRKRAREEPPAVVLQSNLESVLPPFCYPNLATVTAVPERAVAAALSAPGCHQTRLLDSGGTSTSGRPASPLTQDLVSHLSYQNAEIDELIRLQRERLRSGLEEVRNRHCKALLWCVEQRVAKRLREKEAELENARRLNAELEETVRQLTAETELWFGVAKNNESVAASLRANLEQVLLHNAAAAQVKEGYGDTDDDAQSCRSAVADRRHASSPATEAEEVRRRPRAACRSCGERDVCVLLLPCRHLCLCKICESMIDACPACGSAKNACLQIAMS from the exons ATGGCCGTGCAAGCGCAGTATCCCTCCAATTTTGCTTTCTCCCCGGATTTCCGCGGCCG GGCCGGGAACAATGTAATGGAAGACCTCCAGATGCTGCTGGAACATCACGATATGTTGGGCCGGTACAGCACCCACCTCGGTGGCGTTAACAATGCCACCGTGTTCAGTGATCCCCAGAGCGAGCTTACATGCTTTGCCTCCGGGACGAGGAAGCGGGCGCGGGAAGAGCCGCCCGCGGTGGTGCTGCAATCTAACCTCGAGTCCGTCTTGCCGCCGTTCTGCTACCCTAACCTCGCGACGGTAACAGCTGTCCCGGAGAGGGCTGTTGCTGCCGCCTTATCCGCCCCCGGCTGTCATCAGACCCGCCTGCTCGATTCCGGCGGTACCTCCACCAGCGGTCGGCCCGCGTCCCCTCTCACCCAAGATCTCGTCTCCCATCTCTCTTACCAGAATGCCGAGATCGATGAACTCATCCGCCTTCAG AGGGAACGACTGCGGAGTGGGCTGGAGGAGGTGCGGAATAGGCATTGTAAGGCGCTGCTATGGTGCGTGGAGCAGCGGGTGGCGAAGAGGCTGAGGGAGAAGGAGGCGGAGCTGGAGAATGCGCGGCGGTTGAACGCGGAGCTGGAGGAGACGGTGCGCCAGCTGACCGCGGAGACAGAGCTGTGGTTCGGTGTTGCCAAAAACAACGAGTCCGTCGCCGCCAGCCTGCGGGCTAATCTCGAGCAGGTCCTCCTCCACAACGCCGCGGCCGCCCAGGTCAAGGAGGGCTACGGCGACACCGACGACGATGCCCAGTCATGCCGTTCGGCGGTGGCGGATAGGAGGCACGCTTCGTCGCCGGCGACGGAGGCGGAGGAGGTCCGCCGGCGGCCGAGGGCGGCGTGCAGGTCGTGCGGCGAAAGGGACGTGTGCGTTCTGCTGCTCCCCTGCAGGCACCTTTGCTTATGCAAGATCTGCGAATCAATGATTGACGCGTGTCCAGCGTGTGGTTCCGCTAAGAACGCGTGCCTTCAGATCGCGATGTCGTGA